The following coding sequences lie in one Xanthomonas hortorum pv. pelargonii genomic window:
- a CDS encoding Slp family lipoprotein has translation MVAVLGLAACATAPKPLQGQFPTVSPSDSTASAQVGTSVRWGGKIIQTTPSQGQTCFELISRPLNASGRPDRNAVDASDGRFLACRSGFYDPAVFEPGREVTFIGKIEGYETTKIGEYDYKLPKVNADVVYLWPVLREVDVVPAYPYGPWGDPWGPRWGGGWGWGGRGWW, from the coding sequence ATTGTCGCTGTGCTCGGGCTCGCAGCCTGCGCGACTGCGCCCAAGCCGCTGCAGGGCCAGTTTCCTACGGTCAGCCCGAGCGATTCCACTGCGAGCGCCCAGGTCGGTACGTCCGTGCGTTGGGGCGGCAAGATCATCCAGACAACACCGAGCCAGGGCCAGACCTGCTTCGAGCTGATCTCGCGCCCGCTCAATGCCAGCGGGCGCCCGGACCGCAACGCCGTGGATGCCAGCGATGGCCGCTTCCTGGCCTGCCGTTCGGGCTTCTACGATCCGGCCGTGTTCGAGCCGGGCCGCGAAGTGACCTTCATCGGCAAGATCGAAGGCTATGAAACCACCAAGATCGGCGAGTACGACTACAAGCTGCCCAAGGTGAATGCCGACGTGGTCTATCTGTGGCCCGTCTTGCGCGAGGTCGACGTGGTGCCGGCGTACCCGTATGGCCCATGGGGCGATCCGTGGGGCCCG